One genomic region from Lacerta agilis isolate rLacAgi1 chromosome 13, rLacAgi1.pri, whole genome shotgun sequence encodes:
- the JPT2 gene encoding jupiter microtubule associated homolog 2 isoform X1 gives MFQGPETDSAKPSSRVLQPPGGSSSNLFGSPEVNSSFRPHRMTSNIFGGAEETQNVSKRTNPPGGKDSGIFEDHKPNPSRHLTNPPGGKASNIFGSPQPVDIVKAHPNKPKDHVVILNDRGDVPQELKPKEDQRPQVEDTSEKREPQKKESTKEPGPKMDDHEPRLGPRPRSHNKVLNPPGGKSSIAFY, from the exons GGTCCTGCAACCTCCTGGAGGAAGCTCCAGCAATCTCTTTGGAAGCCCAGAAGTCAACTCCTCTTTCAGGCCACACAGAATGACATCTAACATATTTGGAGGAGCTGAAGAAACTCAGAACGTTTCAAAGAGAACAAACCCTCCAG GTGGGAAGGACAGTGGAATATTTGAGGACCATAAACCTAATCCTTCTCGTCATCTTACAAATCCACCTGGTGGAAAAGCAAGCAATATTTTTGGGTCTCCACAGCCTGTCGACATTGTCAAAGCTCACCCAAACAAACCCAAG GATCATGTTGTTATCCTGAATGACAGAGGGGATGTGCCACAAGAACTAAAACCAAAAG AAGACCAAAGACCACAGGTGGAAGATACAAGTGAAAAGAGAGAGCCACAGAAGAAGGAGAGCACCAAAGAGCCTGGACCCAAAATGGATGATCATGAGCCCAGGCTGGGGCCACGGCCACGGTCACACAACAAAGTCCTCAACCCTCCTGGGGGCAAATCCAGCATTGCCTTCTATTAA
- the JPT2 gene encoding jupiter microtubule associated homolog 2 isoform X2 → MVLQPPGGSSSNLFGSPEVNSSFRPHRMTSNIFGGAEETQNVSKRTNPPGGKDSGIFEDHKPNPSRHLTNPPGGKASNIFGSPQPVDIVKAHPNKPKDHVVILNDRGDVPQELKPKEDQRPQVEDTSEKREPQKKESTKEPGPKMDDHEPRLGPRPRSHNKVLNPPGGKSSIAFY, encoded by the exons GGTCCTGCAACCTCCTGGAGGAAGCTCCAGCAATCTCTTTGGAAGCCCAGAAGTCAACTCCTCTTTCAGGCCACACAGAATGACATCTAACATATTTGGAGGAGCTGAAGAAACTCAGAACGTTTCAAAGAGAACAAACCCTCCAG GTGGGAAGGACAGTGGAATATTTGAGGACCATAAACCTAATCCTTCTCGTCATCTTACAAATCCACCTGGTGGAAAAGCAAGCAATATTTTTGGGTCTCCACAGCCTGTCGACATTGTCAAAGCTCACCCAAACAAACCCAAG GATCATGTTGTTATCCTGAATGACAGAGGGGATGTGCCACAAGAACTAAAACCAAAAG AAGACCAAAGACCACAGGTGGAAGATACAAGTGAAAAGAGAGAGCCACAGAAGAAGGAGAGCACCAAAGAGCCTGGACCCAAAATGGATGATCATGAGCCCAGGCTGGGGCCACGGCCACGGTCACACAACAAAGTCCTCAACCCTCCTGGGGGCAAATCCAGCATTGCCTTCTATTAA